One stretch of Mangifera indica cultivar Alphonso chromosome 9, CATAS_Mindica_2.1, whole genome shotgun sequence DNA includes these proteins:
- the LOC123226037 gene encoding probable NOT transcription complex subunit VIP2 isoform X1 codes for MSGLLNLQSSLNGSASNIPDGTGRSFATSFSAQSGAASPVFHHTGTIQGLHNIHGSFNVPNMPGTLASRNSTMNNVPSGGVQQPTGNLSSGRFASNNLPVALSQLSHGHSGVTNRGGISVVGNPGFSSNTNGVGGSIPGILPTSAAIGNRNAVPGLGVSPILGNIGPRITSSMGNMVGGGNIGRSISSGGGLSVPGLASRLNLSANGGSGNLSVQGQNRLMSGVLPQGSPQVLSMLGNSYAAGGGPLSQSHVQVNNLSSMGMLNDVNSNDNSPYDINNDFPQLTSRPSSAGGPQGQLGSLRKQGLGVSPIVQQNQEFSIQNEDFPALPGFKGSNSDYAMDLHQKEQLHENTMSMMQSQHFSMGRSAGFNLGGTYSSHRPQQQQQLGSSVSSGGVSFSSVINQDLLHLHGSDMFPSSHSSFHSQTSGPPGIGLRPLNSANPVSGIGTYDQLIQQYQQHQNQSQFHLQQMSAVSQSFRNQDVKSMQSALSTPDPFGLLGLLSVIKMSDPDLTSLALGIDLTTLGLNLNASENLHKTFGSPWSDEPAKGDQEFTVPQCYYAKQPPVLHQGYFPKFSVETLFYIFYSMPKDEAQLYAGNELYNRGWMYHKDHRYWFIKAPNVEPLVKTNTYERGSYHCFDPSTFEIIHKDNFVIYYEIVDKMPALPQH; via the exons ATGTCGGGGTTACTTAAT CTGCAGTCTTCTCTCAATGGATCGGCGTCTAATATTCCAGATGGTACTGGGCGATCATTTGCCACATCTTTCTCTGCACAGTCTGGTGCAGCTTCCCCTGTTTTCCATCATACTG GAACTATTCAGGGGCTTCATAACATCCATGGAAGCTTTAATGTTCCCAATATGCCCGGCACACTTGCTTCAAGAAACTCAACAATGAATAATGTTCCATCTGGCGGGGTTCAACAACCTACAGGAAACCTTTCTAGTGGAAGATTTGCATCAAATAATCTTCCCGTTGCTCTATCCCAG TTATCTCATGGACATTCAGGAGTCACAAACAGAGGGGGTATAAGTGTTGTTGGGAACCCAGGATTCAGTAGTAATACAAATGGAGTTGGCGGTTCTATTCCCGGAATTCTTCCAACTTCTGCAGCAATTGGTAACCGGAATGCTGTTCCAGGATTGGGAGTATCCCCAATTTTGGGGAACATTGGTCCTCGGATAACAAGTTCAATGGGAAACATGGTTGGTGGGGGTAACATTGGAAGGAGCATAAGCTCTGGGGGAGGATTATCTGTACCTGGTCTTGCGTCTCGATTAAATCTATCTGCAAATGGTGGATCTGGAAATCTGAGTGTGCAAGGACAAAATAGGTTGATGAGTGGTGTGCTTCCACAAG GATCTCCACAGGTTCTTTCTATGTTAGGAAATTCCTATGCTGCTGGTGGCGGTCCACTTTCCCAAAGTCATGTTCAAGTGAACAATCTAAGTTCTATGGGAATGTTGAATGATGTGAACTCTAACGACAATTCTCCATATGATATAAATAACGATTTCCCACAGTTGACAAGTCGTCCTAGTTCTGCAGGAGGCCCTCAAGGTCAATTGG GTTCACTAAGGAAACAAGGTCTTGGAGTTAGTCCCATTGTTCAACAAAACCAAGAGTTCAGCATCCAGAATGAAGATTTTCCAGCTTTACCTGGATTTAAAG GCAGTAATTCTGACTATGCTATGGATTTGCATCAGAAAGAACAACTTCATGAAAATACCATGTCAATGATGCAATCTCAGCACTTCTCT ATGGGCAGATCTGCTGGGTTTAATTTAGGTGGAACCTATTCCTCTCATCGTCCACAGCAGCAACAACAACTTGGTTCATCAGTTAGTAGTGGTGGTGTCTCCTTTTCATCTGTTATCAACCAGGATCTTCTTCATTTACATGGTTCTGATATGTTCCCATCTTCGCATTCAAGCTTCCACTCACAG ACCAGTGGACCACCTGGCATTGGACTAAGACCTTTGAATTCTGCTAATCCAGTTTCTGGTATTGGCACATATGACCAGCTTATTCAGCAGTATCAGCAACATCAGAACCAATCTCAATTTCACCTACAACAGATGTCTGCTGTCAGTCAGTCATTTAGGAATCAGGATGTAAAATCCATGCAGTCGGCACTTTCTACTCCTGATCCATTTGGCTTACTTGGCTTGTTAAGTGTGATAAAGATGAGCGATCCTGATCTGACTTCACTTGCACTTGGAATTGACCTGACAACACTGGGGTTGAACTTGAATGCATCTGAAAATCTTCATAAGACTTTTGGTTCACCATGGTCTGATGAACCAGCTAAGGGCGACCAAGAGTTCACTGTACCTCAATGTTATTATGCTAAACAACCACCTGTGCTACAT CAAGGTTACTTCCCAAAGTTTTCGGTGGAAACATTGTTCTATATATTTTACAG CATGCCAAAAGATGAGGCCCAGTTATATGCTGGAAATGAACT TTATAATAGAGGTTGGATGTATCACAAGGATCATCGTTATTGGTTCATCAAAGCCCCTAACGTGGAGCCACTTGTTAAGACGAACACTTATGAGCGAGGGTCTTATCACTGTTTTGATCCAAGCACTTTTGAAATAATCCACAAG gataattttgtaatatattacGAAATCGTGGATAAGATGCCAGCTTTACCGCAACATTAG
- the LOC123226129 gene encoding receptor-like protein kinase HERK 1, which yields MMGYRGFHLLIWVVSILCLACFCSCQSPIDNYLINCGSPTNTTVDGRVFMADKLASHLLSSPQDVIVNTSEPVTSSNDSLLYQTARIFTGSSKYTFPISQTGRHWIRLYFNPFDSGNFNLSRANFSVSTQKYGLLSNFIANSKVVNEFSVNVTTDNLVINFSPSENSFAFVNAIEVVSVPDLLITDDAVLISPQEKFQGLMWQALETVYRVNMGGPTVTPMNDTLGRTWVPDQSFLLQANLATSVSKISAVNYVPGGATQQIAPASVYGTCTRMNSESDPSSNFNVTWVFNVDPGFQYLVRFHFCDIVSDGLNELYFNVYIDSWMAVKDLDLSTYLVNTLAAAYYMDYVTTKTVNNKLNISIGPSNLHNTYPNAILNGLEIMKMNNSLSSLSGLTPDISSSSSEKNAGLGIIVGVSVGVFVLVVLAGVLFMCWTKKRRMGHLGHSKTWIPLSINGGNSHTMGSKYSNGTTASVNSNLAYRFPFVAVQEASNNFDESWVIGIGGFGKVYKGVLNDGTKVAVKRGNPRSQQGLAEFQTEIEMLSQFRHRHLVSLIGYCDEKNEMILIYEYMENGTLKSHLYGSGLPGLSWKQRLEVCIGAARGLHYLHTGYAKAVIHRDVKSANILLDENFMAKVADFGLSKTGPEIDQTHVSTAVKGSFGYLDPEYFRRQQLTEKSDVYSFGVVLFEVLCARPVIDPTLPREMVNLAEWAMKWQKKGQLEQIIDSTLAGKIRPDSLRKFGETAEKCLADFGVDRPSMGDVLWNLEYALQLHEAVVQGDPEENSTNLIGDLSPQINSFTQVGASVSAANSDSSTADDLSGVSMSRVFSQLVKSEGR from the coding sequence ATGATGGGTTATAGAGGTTTTCATTTGTTAATCTGGGTTGTGTCAATCTTGTGTTTAGCATGCTTTTGTTCTTGTCAATCCCCCATAGATAATTACCTTATAAACTGTGGATCACCCACCAATACTACAGTAGACGGTCGTGTGTTTATGGCTGATAAATTGGCCTCACATTTACTTTCTTCACCACAAGATGTTATCGTCAATACTTCAGAACCTGTAACTTCCTCCAATGATTCGTTGCTGTATCAAACGGCTAGAATTTTTACTGGATCCTCGAAGTACACCTTTCCTATTAGCCAAACCGGTAGGCACTGGATTCGGCTTTACTTCAATCCATTTGATTCAGGGAATTTCAATTTGAGCAGAGCTAATTTTTCAGTTTCCACCCAAAAGTATGGTCTCCTTAGCAATTTCATTGCTAACTCTAAAGTTGTTAACGAGTTTTCAGTAAATGTAACCACAGATAACCTTGTTATCAATTTCAGTCCTTCAGAAAATTCATTTGCATTTGTAAATGCCATTGAAGTCGTTTCAGTTCCTGACTTGCTCATCACTGATGATGCTGTCCTCATTAGCCCACAAGAGAAATTCCAAGGCCTGATGTGGCAGGCATTGGAAACAGTGTATAGAGTAAACATGGGTGGACCTACCGTTACCCCTATGAATGATACCCTTGGACGAACTTGGGTTCCTGATCAAAGTTTCCTATTGCAAGCGAATCTAGCCACAAGTGTATCAAAGATTTCAGCTGTCAATTATGTTCCAGGTGGGGCTACTCAGCAAATTGCTCCTGCTTCTGTCTATGGTACTTGCACCAGGATGAACTCAGAAAGTGATCCTTCCAGCAATTTCAATGTGACCTGGGTATTCAATGTGGACCCAGGGTTTCAGTACCTTGTTCGGTTTCACTTTTGTGATATTGTGAGTGATGGTCTTAACGAGCTGTACTTCAATGTTTATATTGATTCCTGGATGGCCGTTAAGGATCTTGATCTGAGTACTTATTTGGTTAACACTTTAGCGGCTGCATACTACATGGATTATGTTACAACAAAAACTGTTAACAATAAGCTTAATATAAGCATCGGTCCATCTAATCTGCATAACACTTACCCCAATGCCATTCTAAATGGGCTGGAGATCATGAAGATGAATAATTCACTCAGCAGCCTCAGTGGGCTGACCCCTGATATCTCCAGTTCAAGTTCCGAGAAGAATGCTGGACTCGGGATAATAGTGGGAGTGAGTGTTGGGGTGTTTGTTTTGGTGGTGTTGGCTGGAGTTCTCTTTATGTGTTGGACGAAAAAGAGGAGAATGGGGCACCTGGGACACTCAAAGACATGGATTCCTTTATCTATTAATGGAGGAAATTCTCACACCATGGGTAGTAAATACTCTAATGGAACAACTGCTAGTGTTAATTCTAACTTGGCGTATCGCTTTCCTTTTGTGGCAGTTCAAGAAGCCAGTAACAACTTTGATGAAAGTTGGGTTATTGGAATTGGTGGTTTTGGAAAGGTATACAAGGGAGTTTTAAACGATGGTACAAAAGTGGCTGTTAAGAGAGGAAATCCCCGGTCCCAACAGGGACTTGCCGAGTTCCAAACAGAGATTGAGATGCTTTCTCAGTTCCGGCACCGCCATCTGGTTTCACTGATTGGTTACTGCGATGAAAAGAATGAGATGATattgatttatgaatatatgGAGAATGGGACCCTTAAGAGCCATCTCTATGGCTCAGGTCTTCCCGGCTTGAGTTGGAAGCAGAGACTTGAGGTATGCATTGGAGCTGCTAGAGGACTTCATTACCTTCACACTGGTTATGCGAAAGCAGTTATTCATCGTGATGTAAAGTCTGCAAATATCTTGCTTGATGAGAACTTCATGGCAAAAGTTGCTGATTTTGGTCTTTCAAAGACAGGGCCTGAAATTGATCAAACCCATGTGAGTACTGCAGTGAAAGGAAGTTTTGGGTACCTTGATCCAGAATATTTCAGAAGGCAACAACTGACAGAGAAGTCTGATGTTTATTCATTTGGGGTGGTTTTGTTTGAAGTCCTTTGTGCCAGACCGGTTATAGATCCAACCCTTCCAAGGGAAATGGTGAATTTAGCTGAATGGGCTATGAAATGGCAGAAGAAGGGGCAGCTGGAGCAAATCATAGATTCTACTCTTGCAGGAAAAATTAGACCAGATTCTCTTAGGAAGTTTGGAGAAACAGCTGAGAAATGTTTGGCTGACTTTGGCGTTGACAGACCCTCAATGGGAGATGTCTTATGGAATCTGGAATATGCTCTTCAACTTCACGAGGCAGTTGTTCAAGGTGATCCTGAAGAAAACAGTACTAATTTGATTGGCGACCTCTCACCTCAAATCAACAGTTTCACCCAGGTTGGTGCTAGTGTTTCTGCTGCTAATTCTGATTCGTCAACTGCGGATGATCTCTCAGGAGTTTCAATGAGTAGGGTATTTTCACAGCTTGTTAAGTCTGAGGGCAGATAA
- the LOC123226037 gene encoding probable NOT transcription complex subunit VIP2 isoform X2 yields MSGLLNSSLNGSASNIPDGTGRSFATSFSAQSGAASPVFHHTGTIQGLHNIHGSFNVPNMPGTLASRNSTMNNVPSGGVQQPTGNLSSGRFASNNLPVALSQLSHGHSGVTNRGGISVVGNPGFSSNTNGVGGSIPGILPTSAAIGNRNAVPGLGVSPILGNIGPRITSSMGNMVGGGNIGRSISSGGGLSVPGLASRLNLSANGGSGNLSVQGQNRLMSGVLPQGSPQVLSMLGNSYAAGGGPLSQSHVQVNNLSSMGMLNDVNSNDNSPYDINNDFPQLTSRPSSAGGPQGQLGSLRKQGLGVSPIVQQNQEFSIQNEDFPALPGFKGSNSDYAMDLHQKEQLHENTMSMMQSQHFSMGRSAGFNLGGTYSSHRPQQQQQLGSSVSSGGVSFSSVINQDLLHLHGSDMFPSSHSSFHSQTSGPPGIGLRPLNSANPVSGIGTYDQLIQQYQQHQNQSQFHLQQMSAVSQSFRNQDVKSMQSALSTPDPFGLLGLLSVIKMSDPDLTSLALGIDLTTLGLNLNASENLHKTFGSPWSDEPAKGDQEFTVPQCYYAKQPPVLHQGYFPKFSVETLFYIFYSMPKDEAQLYAGNELYNRGWMYHKDHRYWFIKAPNVEPLVKTNTYERGSYHCFDPSTFEIIHKDNFVIYYEIVDKMPALPQH; encoded by the exons ATGTCGGGGTTACTTAAT TCTTCTCTCAATGGATCGGCGTCTAATATTCCAGATGGTACTGGGCGATCATTTGCCACATCTTTCTCTGCACAGTCTGGTGCAGCTTCCCCTGTTTTCCATCATACTG GAACTATTCAGGGGCTTCATAACATCCATGGAAGCTTTAATGTTCCCAATATGCCCGGCACACTTGCTTCAAGAAACTCAACAATGAATAATGTTCCATCTGGCGGGGTTCAACAACCTACAGGAAACCTTTCTAGTGGAAGATTTGCATCAAATAATCTTCCCGTTGCTCTATCCCAG TTATCTCATGGACATTCAGGAGTCACAAACAGAGGGGGTATAAGTGTTGTTGGGAACCCAGGATTCAGTAGTAATACAAATGGAGTTGGCGGTTCTATTCCCGGAATTCTTCCAACTTCTGCAGCAATTGGTAACCGGAATGCTGTTCCAGGATTGGGAGTATCCCCAATTTTGGGGAACATTGGTCCTCGGATAACAAGTTCAATGGGAAACATGGTTGGTGGGGGTAACATTGGAAGGAGCATAAGCTCTGGGGGAGGATTATCTGTACCTGGTCTTGCGTCTCGATTAAATCTATCTGCAAATGGTGGATCTGGAAATCTGAGTGTGCAAGGACAAAATAGGTTGATGAGTGGTGTGCTTCCACAAG GATCTCCACAGGTTCTTTCTATGTTAGGAAATTCCTATGCTGCTGGTGGCGGTCCACTTTCCCAAAGTCATGTTCAAGTGAACAATCTAAGTTCTATGGGAATGTTGAATGATGTGAACTCTAACGACAATTCTCCATATGATATAAATAACGATTTCCCACAGTTGACAAGTCGTCCTAGTTCTGCAGGAGGCCCTCAAGGTCAATTGG GTTCACTAAGGAAACAAGGTCTTGGAGTTAGTCCCATTGTTCAACAAAACCAAGAGTTCAGCATCCAGAATGAAGATTTTCCAGCTTTACCTGGATTTAAAG GCAGTAATTCTGACTATGCTATGGATTTGCATCAGAAAGAACAACTTCATGAAAATACCATGTCAATGATGCAATCTCAGCACTTCTCT ATGGGCAGATCTGCTGGGTTTAATTTAGGTGGAACCTATTCCTCTCATCGTCCACAGCAGCAACAACAACTTGGTTCATCAGTTAGTAGTGGTGGTGTCTCCTTTTCATCTGTTATCAACCAGGATCTTCTTCATTTACATGGTTCTGATATGTTCCCATCTTCGCATTCAAGCTTCCACTCACAG ACCAGTGGACCACCTGGCATTGGACTAAGACCTTTGAATTCTGCTAATCCAGTTTCTGGTATTGGCACATATGACCAGCTTATTCAGCAGTATCAGCAACATCAGAACCAATCTCAATTTCACCTACAACAGATGTCTGCTGTCAGTCAGTCATTTAGGAATCAGGATGTAAAATCCATGCAGTCGGCACTTTCTACTCCTGATCCATTTGGCTTACTTGGCTTGTTAAGTGTGATAAAGATGAGCGATCCTGATCTGACTTCACTTGCACTTGGAATTGACCTGACAACACTGGGGTTGAACTTGAATGCATCTGAAAATCTTCATAAGACTTTTGGTTCACCATGGTCTGATGAACCAGCTAAGGGCGACCAAGAGTTCACTGTACCTCAATGTTATTATGCTAAACAACCACCTGTGCTACAT CAAGGTTACTTCCCAAAGTTTTCGGTGGAAACATTGTTCTATATATTTTACAG CATGCCAAAAGATGAGGCCCAGTTATATGCTGGAAATGAACT TTATAATAGAGGTTGGATGTATCACAAGGATCATCGTTATTGGTTCATCAAAGCCCCTAACGTGGAGCCACTTGTTAAGACGAACACTTATGAGCGAGGGTCTTATCACTGTTTTGATCCAAGCACTTTTGAAATAATCCACAAG gataattttgtaatatattacGAAATCGTGGATAAGATGCCAGCTTTACCGCAACATTAG
- the LOC123224838 gene encoding putative leucine-rich repeat receptor-like protein kinase At2g19210, with the protein MSTLRVFFTRKKNSPPTFDLQFDGNHWGTVETSSEDIVFYEAVYVAKGSETSVCVAQTAPNQFPFISALQVRSLGSNMYSHVDAQFALFLKARVAYGANTTIRAPDDVYDRMWVPAAIGNGLNKVTSDALFIDVNVADDPPQAAVQNAITTSSTSEYIILGTKFLPTEGVSVYINLYFSEVSQLDSSQNRSFLLYIDNKPQSATIVPPYGSVSEFYISNMTASSNTSLSLVATNDSTLPPLINAMEVFLISDPLTDGTNSNDVEGLALLQTQFSVLQEWSGDPCLPASFTWDWVNCSTDATPRVTALYLNGFDISGPLPDFSSMDALQIIDLHNNSISGPIPDFLGKFPNLEQLNLADNGFSGTVPASLSQNKNLKLDVSGNPELCVSGNSCQTTTDGTSSVTGGRTTKKKNKLPVVLGSSIPSFVVFCSIVGAAAAWHHRRKTAAVASVSAGQAGGASKPNGTPHGGKTATQMVGKMVKAVINEIKDDTEEQITSEINNQIDEIAQNNAQQQDGNNA; encoded by the exons ATGAGCACTCTTAGAGTGTTCTTCACGAGGAAGAAGAACT CTCCCCCTACTTTTGATCTGCAATTTGATGGCAACCATTGGGGCACAGTTGAAACTTCAAGCGAAGATATCGTTTTTTATGAAGCAGTTTACGTTGCAAAGGGAAGTGAAACAAGTGTCTGTGTTGCTCAGACGGCACCAAATCAATTCCCTTTTATATCAGCACTTCAGGTGCGAAGCTTGGGCTCTAACATGTACAGCCATGTCGATGCTCAATTTGCTTTGTTCTTGAAAGCTAGGGTTGCTTATGGTGCAAACACTACTATAAG GGCTCCGGATGATGTTTATGATCGAATGTGGGTTCCAGCAGCCATTGGAAATGGATTAAATAAGGTCACAAGTGATGCATTATTCATCGATGTGAATGTAGCAGATGATCCTCCACAGGCTGCAGTGCAGAATGCAATTACCACTTCAAGCACATCTGAGTATATAATTCTGGGCACTAAATTTTTGCCAACGGAGGGAGTCTCTGTGTATATCAATTTGTACTTTTCTGAAGTGTCTCAGCTCGATTCATCTCAGAACAGATCCTTTCTGCTTTACATAGACAACAAGCCTCAGTCGGCGACCATTGTCCCTCCTTATGGAAGTGTTTCCGAATTTTACATTAGCAACATGACTGCCTCCTCAAACACTTCACTCTCCTTGGTGGCAACTAATGATTCAACGCTGCCTCCTCTCATAAATGCCATGGAAGTTTTTCTCATTAGTGATCCACTAACAGATGGGACTAACAGCAACGATG TGGAAGGATTAGCTTTGCTCCAAACTCAATTCAGTGTTCTACAGGAATGGAGCGGGGACCCTTGTCTTCCAGCTTCTTTTACATGGGATTGGGTCAATTGTAGCACTGATGCTACACCTCGCGTAACAGCACT GTATCTCAATGGATTTGATATCTCAGGGCCACTTCCTGATTTTAGTTCCATGGATGCTCTTCAGATAAT AGATTTGCACAATAACAGCATCAGTGGACCAATACCTGATTTCCTTGGCAAATTTCCAAATCTAGAACAATT GAATTTGGCTGATAATGGATTCAGTGGAACTGTGCCTGCGTCATTGTCACagaataaaaacttaaaattaga TGTATCAGGCAACCCAGAACTGTGTGTCTCTGGCAACTCATGTCAGACGACAACCGATGGAACTTCATCGGTCACAGGAGGAAGAACgacgaaaaagaaaaacaagctGCCTGTAGTTCTTGGCTCCTCTATTCCAAGTTTTGTTGTATTTTGTTCTATTGTAGGAGCTGCTGCTGCATGGCACCATAGACGAAAAACAGCAGCCGTGGCTTCAGTCAGTGCAGGTCAAGCTGGTGGAGCCAGTAAGCCTAATGGCACCCCACATGGTGGGAAAACGGCTACACAAATGGTTGGCAAAATGGTTAAAGCAGTGATCAATGAGATCAAAGACGACACCGAGGAACAAATAACTTCAGAGATCAATAATCAAATTGATGAGATAGCACAGAATAATGCCCAACAACAGGATGGGAATAACGCTtga
- the LOC123226037 gene encoding probable NOT transcription complex subunit VIP2 isoform X3: protein MSGLLNLQSSLNGSASNIPDGTGRSFATSFSAQSGAASPVFHHTGTIQGLHNIHGSFNVPNMPGTLASRNSTMNNVPSGGVQQPTGNLSSGRFASNNLPVALSQLSHGHSGVTNRGGISVVGNPGFSSNTNGVGGSIPGILPTSAAIGNRNAVPGLGVSPILGNIGPRITSSMGNMVGGGNIGRSISSGGGLSVPGLASRLNLSANGGSGNLSVQGQNRLMSGVLPQGSPQVLSMLGNSYAAGGGPLSQSHVQVNNLSSMGMLNDVNSNDNSPYDINNDFPQLTSRPSSAGGPQGSLRKQGLGVSPIVQQNQEFSIQNEDFPALPGFKGSNSDYAMDLHQKEQLHENTMSMMQSQHFSMGRSAGFNLGGTYSSHRPQQQQQLGSSVSSGGVSFSSVINQDLLHLHGSDMFPSSHSSFHSQTSGPPGIGLRPLNSANPVSGIGTYDQLIQQYQQHQNQSQFHLQQMSAVSQSFRNQDVKSMQSALSTPDPFGLLGLLSVIKMSDPDLTSLALGIDLTTLGLNLNASENLHKTFGSPWSDEPAKGDQEFTVPQCYYAKQPPVLHQGYFPKFSVETLFYIFYSMPKDEAQLYAGNELYNRGWMYHKDHRYWFIKAPNVEPLVKTNTYERGSYHCFDPSTFEIIHKDNFVIYYEIVDKMPALPQH, encoded by the exons ATGTCGGGGTTACTTAAT CTGCAGTCTTCTCTCAATGGATCGGCGTCTAATATTCCAGATGGTACTGGGCGATCATTTGCCACATCTTTCTCTGCACAGTCTGGTGCAGCTTCCCCTGTTTTCCATCATACTG GAACTATTCAGGGGCTTCATAACATCCATGGAAGCTTTAATGTTCCCAATATGCCCGGCACACTTGCTTCAAGAAACTCAACAATGAATAATGTTCCATCTGGCGGGGTTCAACAACCTACAGGAAACCTTTCTAGTGGAAGATTTGCATCAAATAATCTTCCCGTTGCTCTATCCCAG TTATCTCATGGACATTCAGGAGTCACAAACAGAGGGGGTATAAGTGTTGTTGGGAACCCAGGATTCAGTAGTAATACAAATGGAGTTGGCGGTTCTATTCCCGGAATTCTTCCAACTTCTGCAGCAATTGGTAACCGGAATGCTGTTCCAGGATTGGGAGTATCCCCAATTTTGGGGAACATTGGTCCTCGGATAACAAGTTCAATGGGAAACATGGTTGGTGGGGGTAACATTGGAAGGAGCATAAGCTCTGGGGGAGGATTATCTGTACCTGGTCTTGCGTCTCGATTAAATCTATCTGCAAATGGTGGATCTGGAAATCTGAGTGTGCAAGGACAAAATAGGTTGATGAGTGGTGTGCTTCCACAAG GATCTCCACAGGTTCTTTCTATGTTAGGAAATTCCTATGCTGCTGGTGGCGGTCCACTTTCCCAAAGTCATGTTCAAGTGAACAATCTAAGTTCTATGGGAATGTTGAATGATGTGAACTCTAACGACAATTCTCCATATGATATAAATAACGATTTCCCACAGTTGACAAGTCGTCCTAGTTCTGCAGGAGGCCCTCAAG GTTCACTAAGGAAACAAGGTCTTGGAGTTAGTCCCATTGTTCAACAAAACCAAGAGTTCAGCATCCAGAATGAAGATTTTCCAGCTTTACCTGGATTTAAAG GCAGTAATTCTGACTATGCTATGGATTTGCATCAGAAAGAACAACTTCATGAAAATACCATGTCAATGATGCAATCTCAGCACTTCTCT ATGGGCAGATCTGCTGGGTTTAATTTAGGTGGAACCTATTCCTCTCATCGTCCACAGCAGCAACAACAACTTGGTTCATCAGTTAGTAGTGGTGGTGTCTCCTTTTCATCTGTTATCAACCAGGATCTTCTTCATTTACATGGTTCTGATATGTTCCCATCTTCGCATTCAAGCTTCCACTCACAG ACCAGTGGACCACCTGGCATTGGACTAAGACCTTTGAATTCTGCTAATCCAGTTTCTGGTATTGGCACATATGACCAGCTTATTCAGCAGTATCAGCAACATCAGAACCAATCTCAATTTCACCTACAACAGATGTCTGCTGTCAGTCAGTCATTTAGGAATCAGGATGTAAAATCCATGCAGTCGGCACTTTCTACTCCTGATCCATTTGGCTTACTTGGCTTGTTAAGTGTGATAAAGATGAGCGATCCTGATCTGACTTCACTTGCACTTGGAATTGACCTGACAACACTGGGGTTGAACTTGAATGCATCTGAAAATCTTCATAAGACTTTTGGTTCACCATGGTCTGATGAACCAGCTAAGGGCGACCAAGAGTTCACTGTACCTCAATGTTATTATGCTAAACAACCACCTGTGCTACAT CAAGGTTACTTCCCAAAGTTTTCGGTGGAAACATTGTTCTATATATTTTACAG CATGCCAAAAGATGAGGCCCAGTTATATGCTGGAAATGAACT TTATAATAGAGGTTGGATGTATCACAAGGATCATCGTTATTGGTTCATCAAAGCCCCTAACGTGGAGCCACTTGTTAAGACGAACACTTATGAGCGAGGGTCTTATCACTGTTTTGATCCAAGCACTTTTGAAATAATCCACAAG gataattttgtaatatattacGAAATCGTGGATAAGATGCCAGCTTTACCGCAACATTAG